In a genomic window of Methanomassiliicoccales archaeon:
- a CDS encoding amidohydrolase family protein, whose protein sequence is MSILIKNGYVIYGENLDVIKADVYIEGNRISKVGKNLNLGADYVIDAKGRVISPGFVNAHTHSPMVLLRGLADDLPLMEWLQNYVWPMERKLKPEHIYWGALLGITEMIKSGTTAFVDMYFHMEGVAKASEEAGIRAYLSYGMVDLGDEEKRNAEIKETLKLLEFIGKLDSSRIEFLFGPHAPYTCSPELLKWVREKADESKKRITIHINETRDEVKQIKEKYGKTPVEFLDELGFLKSDVIAAHGVWLTDKEIEILAKRKVTIVHNPASNMKLGSGVMPLEKLLRAGVNIALGTDGAASNNNLDMIEEMKLVSLLHKVHNLNPTLADARTVFKMATQNGAKALNLDAGAIKEGTLADIVVIDFNKPHLRPITNIISHIVYSANGNDVETTIIDGEIVMLDGEVLTVDEEKVLDKVQKIVDELS, encoded by the coding sequence ATGAGCATTCTCATAAAGAATGGCTACGTGATCTATGGTGAGAACCTTGACGTTATCAAGGCCGATGTTTACATTGAAGGGAACAGAATTTCTAAAGTTGGGAAAAACCTCAATCTCGGAGCGGATTATGTGATTGACGCTAAAGGGAGAGTTATTTCTCCCGGATTCGTGAATGCTCACACTCACTCCCCAATGGTTCTCCTGAGGGGTCTTGCTGATGACCTGCCCCTTATGGAATGGCTTCAAAACTACGTCTGGCCAATGGAAAGAAAACTTAAGCCGGAACACATATACTGGGGCGCCCTCCTTGGAATCACTGAGATGATAAAGAGTGGAACAACAGCTTTTGTTGACATGTATTTCCACATGGAAGGGGTTGCAAAGGCCTCTGAGGAGGCTGGAATAAGAGCTTATCTGAGCTACGGCATGGTGGATCTTGGAGATGAAGAAAAGAGGAATGCTGAGATCAAAGAAACTCTCAAACTCTTGGAGTTTATCGGGAAGTTAGATTCTTCAAGGATAGAGTTCCTCTTTGGGCCCCACGCTCCTTACACCTGCTCTCCAGAGCTTTTGAAATGGGTCAGGGAAAAAGCCGATGAAAGTAAAAAGAGAATAACAATACACATAAACGAGACAAGAGATGAGGTAAAACAGATAAAGGAAAAATACGGTAAAACTCCAGTAGAGTTTTTGGACGAGTTGGGTTTCTTGAAAAGCGATGTCATAGCGGCCCATGGAGTGTGGTTAACTGACAAGGAGATTGAAATCCTAGCCAAAAGGAAAGTTACGATAGTTCATAATCCTGCAAGCAACATGAAGCTTGGCAGTGGGGTAATGCCCTTGGAGAAGCTCCTTAGAGCTGGAGTTAACATAGCACTGGGCACGGATGGAGCTGCAAGCAACAACAACTTGGACATGATAGAGGAGATGAAACTAGTTTCTCTCCTCCACAAGGTTCACAATTTAAACCCAACCCTTGCCGATGCAAGAACAGTTTTTAAGATGGCTACCCAAAACGGGGCAAAAGCCCTCAATTTGGACGCTGGAGCCATAAAAGAAGGGACACTTGCAGATATTGTCGTTATTGATTTTAATAAGCCTCACCTAAGGCCGATAACCAACATAATTTCCCATATAGTGTATTCGGCCAACGGAAACGACGTTGAGACAACCATAATAGACGGGGAAATAGTCATGCTCGATGGAGAAGTTTTGACCGTTGATGAGGAAAAAGTTTTGGATAAGGTTCAGAAGATAGTCGATGAGCTTTCATAG
- a CDS encoding AAA family ATPase: MIRSLKIQNFKSIKDLDLECKRVNIFIGKPNVGKSNVLEAIGILSFGAYGGDLRDFVRFENTANLFYDNELNNAVRILADQVEFTMEFDGSVFVGKYGNLGEIKLEYVGRQVGGLASIQKLRNFKFYRFKKLSEFYARNPESLLPPDGKNLLTILLTNKELKSTIAEIFKPYGLKLVLKPQENKIEVVKLLEDVLIGYPYSVVSDTLQRVVFYLAAIESNKDSILVFEEPETHAFPYYTKFLAERIALDESNQYFISTHNPYFLLSVLEKTPLKDINVFVVYFEDYQTKMKPLSKSDLEDIMSLELDVFFNIDRFLEE; encoded by the coding sequence ATGATTAGAAGCCTCAAGATTCAAAATTTTAAATCAATTAAGGATCTTGACCTTGAGTGTAAGCGTGTAAATATTTTTATTGGAAAGCCTAACGTGGGAAAGTCCAATGTCTTGGAAGCCATTGGAATACTGTCTTTTGGGGCTTATGGTGGAGATTTAAGAGATTTTGTTAGATTTGAAAATACTGCAAACCTGTTCTATGACAATGAGCTGAATAATGCCGTAAGAATTCTTGCTGATCAAGTGGAGTTTACAATGGAGTTCGATGGATCTGTATTTGTTGGAAAATATGGGAACTTGGGCGAGATAAAGCTAGAATATGTGGGTAGACAAGTTGGAGGTCTTGCCTCTATTCAAAAGTTGAGAAATTTCAAGTTCTATCGCTTTAAAAAATTAAGTGAATTCTATGCACGGAATCCAGAATCTCTGTTACCTCCAGATGGTAAAAATCTATTAACAATTTTGCTGACCAACAAAGAACTCAAATCAACTATTGCAGAGATATTCAAGCCCTATGGGTTGAAACTGGTTCTCAAACCGCAGGAGAACAAAATCGAAGTTGTGAAGCTTTTGGAGGACGTCCTTATAGGCTACCCATACTCGGTAGTCTCAGACACTCTGCAGAGAGTTGTTTTTTACTTAGCGGCTATTGAGTCCAATAAAGATTCAATTTTAGTGTTTGAAGAACCTGAGACTCATGCTTTTCCATACTACACCAAGTTTTTAGCTGAGAGAATAGCGTTAGATGAGAGCAATCAGTATTTTATATCAACTCACAACCCATATTTTCTTCTTTCTGTGCTTGAAAAGACTCCGTTGAAAGATATCAACGTCTTTGTGGTTTACTTTGAGGACTACCAAACAAAGATGAAGCCTCTGAGTAAAAGCGACTTAGAAGACATTATGAGCCTTGAACTCGATGTTTTCTTTAATATTGATAGATTCTTGGAGGAGTAG
- a CDS encoding [protein ADP-ribosylglutamate] hydrolase, with the protein MELRFDNLIFKVVQGDITRFPAEAIVNAANKYLEHGGGVAYAIAKAAGDVREYIRISKEAMKEQIGRNWIEHGEVVVTPAMKMEQYGIKYVIHTVGPYCGGRWDEDKKEKLKKAILGALKKAEELGVRSIAFPAISAGIYGCPFEEVVKTFVEMVKEFSEEAKSVKEVYLVLYSKKDYERALKTLTV; encoded by the coding sequence ATGGAACTCCGTTTTGACAACCTCATTTTTAAAGTCGTTCAGGGCGATATAACCCGTTTTCCAGCCGAAGCAATAGTTAACGCCGCAAACAAATACCTAGAACACGGCGGCGGGGTTGCTTACGCAATAGCAAAAGCTGCTGGCGATGTTAGAGAATACATAAGGATAAGCAAAGAAGCCATGAAAGAGCAGATTGGAAGAAACTGGATCGAGCATGGGGAAGTCGTCGTAACCCCCGCAATGAAAATGGAGCAGTATGGCATAAAGTACGTCATCCACACCGTTGGGCCCTACTGCGGTGGCAGATGGGATGAAGACAAGAAGGAAAAGCTCAAAAAAGCCATTCTCGGGGCTTTAAAAAAGGCTGAGGAGCTCGGAGTCAGGAGCATAGCCTTCCCGGCTATAAGTGCTGGCATCTATGGCTGTCCCTTTGAAGAGGTTGTGAAGACTTTTGTCGAGATGGTAAAGGAGTTTTCGGAAGAAGCGAAAAGCGTTAAGGAAGTTTATCTGGTGCTGTACTCTAAGAAGGATTACGAGAGGGCTTTGAAGACTTTGACGGTTTAA
- a CDS encoding DUF4855 domain-containing protein — translation MANFGLWWVKWNGGEYESRMIKGRDENWQGIPATIDNFKELGFNYAVVLDGEGKGTPQQGYSYNDGYYDGNKFGSWLNRHFEGAIDYFASIPILNNTNISSKGVRGVSYWKGWIDGVLDSTGGNLKGFYWSLEDAWQVSDGTVYEEDIEEISAYVRNLNKKLIWIPSACTLVLEKTNIFSLAGLFDYVFVQPNYYQRGAIARGANDYIPYTYEVFKEWLTKLENLKNENDAFNIYIEMEADQSLLFYYIDHTHLEENFRISLLEYCAPTFSPECLSQYTTEAKTIAYHYTKAQKDVLGGLYPNRAYYLSIDLNVISEMNGFTRRLGDNYV, via the coding sequence ATGGCAAACTTTGGATTATGGTGGGTCAAGTGGAATGGAGGTGAATACGAGTCAAGAATGATAAAAGGAAGAGATGAAAATTGGCAGGGTATCCCTGCAACCATTGATAACTTTAAAGAGTTGGGGTTCAATTATGCAGTAGTTCTTGACGGTGAAGGGAAGGGCACTCCACAACAAGGATATTCATATAATGATGGATATTATGATGGAAACAAGTTTGGAAGCTGGTTAAACAGACATTTCGAGGGTGCTATTGACTATTTTGCTTCTATCCCCATATTGAATAATACAAATATCTCCAGCAAGGGTGTTAGAGGAGTGTCCTACTGGAAAGGATGGATTGATGGAGTTTTAGATTCGACTGGAGGAAATTTAAAGGGATTTTACTGGAGCCTAGAGGATGCATGGCAAGTGAGCGATGGGACAGTGTATGAGGAAGACATTGAAGAAATATCAGCTTATGTGAGAAACTTAAACAAGAAGCTTATATGGATACCCTCAGCGTGTACATTGGTACTCGAGAAAACCAATATTTTCAGTCTTGCAGGCCTCTTCGACTATGTCTTTGTACAACCTAACTACTACCAACGAGGAGCTATTGCAAGGGGAGCTAATGATTACATCCCATATACTTATGAAGTTTTTAAAGAGTGGCTAACAAAACTTGAGAATCTAAAGAATGAGAACGATGCATTCAACATCTATATAGAAATGGAGGCCGATCAAAGTTTGCTCTTTTACTATATTGATCATACACACCTAGAAGAAAACTTTAGGATTTCCCTTCTTGAATACTGCGCCCCAACATTTAGTCCAGAATGTTTAAGCCAGTACACAACTGAAGCTAAAACCATAGCATACCACTACACTAAAGCACAGAAGGATGTCTTGGGAGGTTTATATCCGAACAGAGCATATTATCTCAGCATTGACCTGAATGTTATTAGTGAAATGAATGGATTTACTAGAAGATTGGGGGATAATTATGTATAA